A DNA window from Moorella thermoacetica contains the following coding sequences:
- a CDS encoding MazG-like family protein yields MEQKIIALPRLDNLTPTMESTALKLMEEAGELAQAIGKLRGLSGEQVHVDAAAVRTAITRELLDVAQTAVSLMFVLEEQYGVDIQQALEEHIAKLRAKGYIK; encoded by the coding sequence TTGGAGCAGAAGATCATCGCCCTGCCCAGATTGGACAACCTGACGCCCACCATGGAATCTACAGCCCTGAAGCTCATGGAAGAAGCCGGCGAGCTGGCCCAGGCCATCGGCAAGCTGCGGGGCCTGAGCGGCGAGCAGGTCCATGTAGATGCCGCAGCAGTCCGGACAGCCATCACCCGTGAACTTCTGGATGTAGCCCAGACGGCCGTTTCCCTGATGTTCGTCCTGGAGGAACAGTACGGCGTCGACATCCAGCAGGCCCTGGAGGAGCATATCGCCAAACTTCGGGCCAAGGGTTATATAAAATAA
- a CDS encoding deoxycytidylate deaminase yields the protein MRKEWDEYFLDIAFQVASRSTCNRLAVGAVVVKDKRIKGTGYNGAPHGLPHCLEVGCLMEGEHCLRTIHAEINALLECSPEERQGATMYVTDYPCERCALVIVQSGIKRLVYARPYHVNHDWLLEAGIEIVHLPR from the coding sequence ATGCGTAAAGAGTGGGACGAATACTTTCTGGACATTGCCTTCCAGGTAGCCAGCCGGAGTACCTGCAACCGGCTGGCTGTAGGTGCCGTGGTGGTAAAAGACAAGCGCATCAAAGGCACCGGCTATAATGGCGCCCCCCACGGCCTGCCCCACTGCCTGGAGGTCGGCTGCCTCATGGAGGGCGAGCACTGCCTGCGTACCATCCACGCCGAGATCAACGCCCTCCTGGAGTGCTCGCCGGAGGAACGGCAGGGGGCGACCATGTATGTCACCGACTACCCCTGCGAGAGGTGTGCCCTGGTCATCGTCCAGTCCGGCATCAAAAGACTCGTCTATGCCCGGCCCTATCATGTCAACCACGACTGGCTCCTGGAAGCAGGGATCGAAATCGTCCATCTGCCCCGGTAA
- the glyA gene encoding serine hydroxymethyltransferase, producing METVAKVDPEIVAAVRGELQRQRTHLELIASENFVSQAVMEAYSCVLTNKYAEGYPGKRYYGGCEWADVVENLARERAKALFGAEHANVQPHSGSQANTAVYLAVLNPGDKALGMNLAHGGHLTHGSPVSLSGKYYNFCFYGVDAKTGRIDYDAVARIAREERPRLIVAGASAYPRVIDFARFREIADEVGALLMVDMAHIAGLVAAGIHPNPVPYAHFVTTTTHKTMRGPRGGIILTTREYARDIDKAVFPGVQGGPLMHVIAAKAVALKEAMLPEFKRYQEQIVTNARTLADALMGYGFNLVSGGTDNHLMLVDLRNKNITGREAEDILASVQITVNKNTIPFDPQKPSVTSGIRLGTAALTSRGMDADAMVQVARAIDLALSYGPDEKKLEEARGIVAELCRAFPLYQELD from the coding sequence CTGGAAACAGTAGCCAAGGTTGATCCCGAAATAGTAGCCGCCGTCAGGGGCGAGCTTCAACGCCAGCGGACCCACCTGGAACTAATCGCCTCAGAGAACTTCGTCAGCCAGGCCGTCATGGAGGCCTATAGCTGCGTCCTGACCAATAAATACGCCGAAGGGTATCCCGGCAAACGCTATTATGGCGGTTGTGAATGGGCCGACGTAGTCGAAAACTTGGCCCGGGAAAGGGCCAAAGCCCTCTTCGGGGCCGAGCACGCCAATGTCCAGCCCCATTCCGGCAGCCAGGCCAACACCGCCGTCTACCTGGCCGTTCTGAACCCGGGCGATAAGGCCCTGGGCATGAACCTGGCCCACGGCGGCCATTTGACCCACGGTAGCCCGGTAAGCCTTTCCGGCAAATACTATAACTTCTGTTTCTACGGCGTCGATGCCAAAACCGGCCGTATTGACTATGACGCCGTAGCCCGCATCGCCCGTGAGGAGCGGCCCAGACTGATCGTCGCCGGGGCCAGCGCCTACCCGCGGGTAATCGACTTTGCCCGTTTCCGCGAGATTGCCGACGAGGTCGGCGCCCTGCTGATGGTGGATATGGCCCATATCGCCGGACTGGTGGCCGCCGGTATCCATCCCAACCCGGTACCCTACGCCCACTTCGTGACCACCACCACCCATAAGACCATGCGCGGTCCGCGGGGTGGGATTATCCTGACCACCAGGGAATACGCCCGGGATATCGATAAGGCCGTCTTCCCCGGTGTCCAGGGCGGTCCCCTGATGCACGTCATCGCCGCCAAGGCTGTGGCCTTAAAGGAGGCCATGCTGCCGGAGTTCAAACGTTACCAGGAGCAAATAGTTACCAATGCCCGTACCCTGGCCGACGCCCTCATGGGCTACGGATTTAACCTGGTTTCCGGCGGTACCGACAACCACCTAATGCTCGTCGACCTACGCAATAAGAATATAACCGGCCGGGAGGCCGAAGATATCCTGGCCTCGGTCCAGATTACCGTCAACAAGAACACCATCCCCTTCGACCCGCAGAAGCCCAGCGTAACCAGCGGCATCCGCCTGGGAACGGCCGCTCTGACCTCCCGGGGCATGGACGCCGACGCCATGGTCCAGGTGGCCCGGGCCATCGACCTGGCCCTCTCCTACGGTCCGGATGAGAAGAAACTGGAGGAAGCCAGGGGTATCGTCGCCGAACTCTGCCGGGCCTTCCCCCTCTACCAGGAGCTCGACTAA
- a CDS encoding TIGR01440 family protein has product MAEWQDVTATVQAAAEELLNVAGLQPGQILVVGCSTSEITGRSIGTASSLEIGQAVVAGLLAATNRAQVYLAAQCCEHLNRALVIEAGAASLYNLPVVTVVPAPKAGGSLATAAYASLHRPVVVASLLAQAHAGLDIGSTLIGMHLRPVAVPVRLAIKTIGAAPVTAARTRPPLIGGQRAVYK; this is encoded by the coding sequence ATGGCTGAATGGCAGGATGTGACGGCAACCGTTCAAGCTGCGGCGGAAGAATTGCTTAATGTAGCCGGCCTGCAACCGGGGCAGATCCTGGTAGTGGGCTGCAGCACCAGCGAGATAACGGGCCGGTCCATCGGCACCGCCTCCTCCCTGGAAATAGGACAGGCTGTAGTAGCAGGCCTCCTGGCAGCAACCAACCGGGCCCAGGTCTATCTGGCCGCCCAGTGTTGCGAGCACCTGAATCGGGCCCTGGTCATCGAGGCCGGTGCCGCCAGCCTTTATAACCTGCCCGTAGTTACGGTCGTACCGGCTCCAAAGGCCGGAGGATCCCTGGCTACGGCCGCCTATGCCTCCCTGCACCGGCCGGTAGTAGTGGCCTCCCTCCTGGCCCAGGCCCATGCCGGCCTGGATATCGGTTCCACCCTTATTGGCATGCACCTGCGGCCGGTGGCCGTGCCCGTCCGCCTGGCCATCAAGACCATCGGCGCAGCGCCGGTAACTGCAGCCCGGACGCGGCCCCCCTTAATCGGCGGCCAGCGGGCAGTATATAAGTAA
- the rpiB gene encoding ribose 5-phosphate isomerase B — protein sequence MRVALGSDHGGFHLKMAIKDYLNRQGIANHDFGTYNAESVDYPDYAHKVAAAVASGEYDRGILCCGTGIGVCIAANKVPGIRAALCHDTFSARAAREHNDANILTLGERVIGPGLALEIVDTWLKAEFSGGRHARRVQKISAIEDQYRGREDRVVVPCCHDGK from the coding sequence TTGCGCGTAGCTCTGGGTAGCGATCATGGCGGTTTTCACCTGAAGATGGCGATTAAAGACTACCTGAACCGGCAGGGGATTGCCAATCACGACTTCGGCACCTACAATGCCGAATCCGTCGATTATCCAGATTATGCCCATAAAGTAGCGGCTGCCGTCGCCAGCGGCGAGTATGATCGCGGCATCTTGTGCTGCGGCACGGGCATCGGCGTCTGTATCGCCGCCAATAAGGTACCGGGTATCCGGGCCGCCCTGTGCCATGATACCTTTTCTGCCCGGGCGGCGCGGGAGCATAATGACGCCAACATCCTGACCCTGGGGGAACGGGTTATCGGTCCCGGTTTGGCCCTGGAGATTGTTGATACCTGGTTAAAGGCCGAATTCAGCGGCGGCCGTCATGCCCGCCGGGTTCAGAAGATCAGCGCCATTGAAGACCAGTACCGGGGCCGGGAAGACCGGGTTGTTGTACCCTGTTGCCATGACGGGAAGTAG
- a CDS encoding low molecular weight protein arginine phosphatase, translated as MPGILFVCTGNTCRSSMAAAIAAKLAKERGLDVTISSAGLAAREGDPATPEAVQALAEMGLDLSSHRARQLTAATVRDADLILTMTAEHRERILRDYPEARGKTYTLKEYVQGPEDPAMARRRLKLAGEIAAREQEFAAAHRQELEELYREAGDGALSQEKKTRWQQLEAELTASLKPLLEELARIQAGASRDIADPFGQPLEVYRATARELERLIRQALRKFSQEKK; from the coding sequence ATGCCTGGGATTCTTTTTGTCTGCACTGGAAATACCTGCCGGAGCAGTATGGCGGCAGCCATAGCCGCAAAACTGGCTAAGGAGCGCGGCCTGGACGTAACCATCAGTTCAGCTGGCCTGGCAGCCAGGGAAGGAGACCCGGCCACACCGGAAGCCGTCCAGGCCCTGGCTGAGATGGGCCTGGACCTTAGCAGCCATCGCGCCCGGCAGTTGACGGCGGCCACAGTCAGGGACGCCGATCTTATCCTGACCATGACAGCGGAGCACAGGGAAAGGATACTCCGGGACTACCCTGAGGCCAGGGGTAAAACTTATACCCTCAAGGAATACGTGCAGGGTCCTGAAGACCCGGCCATGGCGCGGCGGCGCCTGAAACTGGCGGGGGAGATAGCTGCCAGGGAACAGGAGTTTGCCGCTGCTCACCGCCAGGAACTGGAGGAGCTATACCGGGAAGCCGGCGACGGAGCTTTGAGCCAGGAGAAGAAAACCAGGTGGCAGCAGCTGGAGGCAGAGCTGACGGCCAGCCTAAAACCCCTGCTGGAGGAATTGGCTCGCATCCAGGCAGGAGCCAGCCGGGATATAGCCGATCCCTTCGGCCAGCCCCTGGAGGTTTACCGGGCAACAGCCAGGGAACTGGAGCGGCTTATTAGACAGGCGCTGAGGAAATTTTCACAAGAGAAAAAATAA
- a CDS encoding manganese efflux pump, with protein MPLAGLYLGLLLGRLLGKVAAIIGALVLATMGTLMLWEAYNNRRQGGSMVGQVLRVIPGRGGVLGGVMAILFMAGSVSLDALSVGFGLGAISVNVPLTVLTMGFIAATMTALGLLAGRRLGSFFGNRAELAGGLILVAIGLKMLVGV; from the coding sequence ATGCCCCTGGCGGGCCTGTACCTGGGGTTGCTCCTGGGCCGGCTCCTGGGTAAGGTGGCAGCCATCATCGGTGCCCTGGTCCTGGCAACCATGGGTACCCTGATGCTCTGGGAGGCCTATAACAACCGGCGGCAGGGCGGAAGCATGGTGGGGCAGGTGCTCCGGGTCATTCCGGGTCGGGGGGGCGTCCTCGGCGGGGTCATGGCCATCCTCTTCATGGCCGGCAGCGTCAGCCTGGATGCCTTAAGCGTTGGCTTTGGCCTGGGGGCCATTAGCGTTAACGTCCCCCTGACGGTTCTGACCATGGGCTTTATTGCCGCTACCATGACGGCCTTGGGGCTTCTGGCAGGCCGGCGCCTGGGTTCCTTCTTCGGAAACCGGGCCGAGCTTGCCGGTGGCCTGATCCTGGTGGCCATTGGCCTGAAGATGCTAGTGGGGGTCTAA